A window of the Desulforapulum autotrophicum HRM2 genome harbors these coding sequences:
- a CDS encoding class I fructose-bisphosphate aldolase — MIHHSIMDDGLRKELESTARAMVAKGKGILAADESNATIAKRFQTIGVESVEETRRFYRELLFTTPEAEAFISGVILFDETIRQSTSDNVPFTRILEEKGIIPGIKVDKGLTILPGTDNETVTQGLDGLDARLDEYRKLGARFAKWRAVITIGNHKPTPLAIDANAHILARYAAMCQRAGIVPIVEPEVLINGSHDIDRCERTIEATLKALFTALDHHGVLLEGIILKPSMVTSGDTCPDQAGVEAVAAATIRCFKRSVPAAVPGIVFLSGGQSFELATIHLNAMNAMGSFPWELSFSYGRALQETTLKAWAGQTENKSKAQKVFYHRAKCNGAARSGSYTEAMELEG, encoded by the coding sequence ATGATACACCATTCGATTATGGACGATGGATTACGAAAGGAACTTGAATCAACGGCAAGGGCCATGGTGGCCAAGGGCAAGGGGATACTTGCAGCAGACGAAAGCAACGCCACCATTGCCAAACGATTTCAGACTATAGGGGTGGAATCCGTTGAAGAGACCCGGCGATTCTACCGGGAGCTTTTATTTACTACCCCGGAGGCGGAGGCGTTCATCAGTGGGGTTATCCTGTTTGACGAAACCATCAGGCAGTCAACTTCGGACAACGTTCCCTTTACCCGAATCCTTGAGGAGAAGGGAATCATTCCGGGCATCAAGGTGGACAAGGGACTTACAATTCTTCCGGGAACGGATAACGAAACGGTTACCCAGGGGCTTGACGGCCTGGATGCCAGGCTTGATGAATACCGGAAACTGGGTGCCCGGTTTGCAAAATGGCGGGCCGTTATAACCATTGGAAATCACAAACCCACCCCCCTTGCCATTGATGCAAATGCCCATATCCTGGCCAGATACGCAGCCATGTGCCAGCGGGCAGGGATTGTTCCCATTGTGGAACCAGAGGTGCTCATTAACGGCAGTCATGATATTGATCGTTGCGAGCGAACTATTGAGGCAACCCTCAAGGCCCTGTTCACGGCCCTTGATCACCATGGGGTGCTTCTCGAGGGTATTATTTTGAAACCCAGTATGGTCACTTCAGGAGACACCTGCCCGGACCAGGCTGGAGTGGAGGCCGTGGCAGCTGCAACCATTCGCTGTTTCAAACGTTCCGTGCCTGCAGCAGTTCCGGGCATTGTTTTTCTTTCCGGGGGGCAGAGCTTCGAACTTGCCACCATACATCTCAATGCCATGAACGCCATGGGTTCCTTTCCCTGGGAATTGAGTTTTTCCTATGGTCGCGCCCTTCAGGAAACGACCCTTAAAGCCTGGGCCGGTCAGACGGAAAATAAGTCCAAGGCACAAAAAGTGTTTTATCACAGGGCCAAGTGCAATGGTGCGGCCCGGTCCGGCTCGTATACAGAGGCCATGGAGCTGGAGGGTTAG
- a CDS encoding acyl-CoA synthetase, with translation MVQPSTPLSPEDKDRYTKINKENIEFIMNRNNRINRWVIADMIRRSAYHFPNKIALVFKEMDLTYTELEHQCNQTANALSALGVKKYDRVAILAHNTHHHVLTWMGCAKIGAIYLAVNYLLKDDDIAYCINHSESTVFIIEDTLYDQVKTVLDKLPTVKTLIWSDQGGGQESPEGFLNFDDWYKAQDDTEPDVNLRIEDPAQMTYTSGTESLPKGVIISNQALIAQYMGCIIDGDYKATDININALPIYHCAQRDVFMNPIFWIGGTNILMGPDIPKILENIAIHRATTFFAPPTVWIGMLRHPDFSRHDLSSLVKCYYGASIMPKEILREMLDCFPGAGIYNYYGQTELAPYHTILKAKDALSKIGSAGMGGLHMETRIEDIDGREIIRKDLAGEICGRGPHVMTMYFKEPDKTEAAMQGGWFHSGDLGVLDQERYITVVDRKKDMIKTGGENVASREVEEAIYLHPDVEEVAVVGVYHPKWVEAVTAVVKLKAGKTVSEAALMAHCKAHLSMFKAPKRVLIVDELPKTPTGKILKRNMRESYKKLFE, from the coding sequence ATGGTTCAACCATCCACACCCCTCTCTCCAGAGGACAAGGATAGGTACACAAAGATCAATAAAGAGAACATTGAGTTCATCATGAATCGGAACAACCGGATCAACCGCTGGGTCATTGCCGACATGATCCGAAGATCCGCCTACCACTTTCCTAACAAGATAGCCCTGGTGTTCAAGGAAATGGACCTGACCTACACCGAACTTGAGCACCAGTGCAACCAGACAGCCAACGCCCTCTCAGCCCTGGGTGTCAAAAAATATGACCGGGTTGCCATCCTTGCCCACAACACCCATCACCATGTGCTCACCTGGATGGGATGCGCCAAGATCGGAGCCATCTATCTTGCCGTCAACTACCTGTTAAAGGACGATGATATCGCCTATTGCATCAACCACTCGGAGAGCACGGTCTTTATTATTGAGGACACGCTTTACGATCAGGTTAAAACCGTGCTCGATAAGCTCCCCACAGTTAAAACACTGATTTGGTCTGACCAGGGTGGGGGTCAAGAATCCCCGGAGGGTTTTCTCAACTTTGACGACTGGTACAAGGCCCAGGACGACACAGAACCGGATGTAAACTTAAGGATCGAAGACCCGGCCCAGATGACCTACACCAGCGGTACGGAATCCCTTCCCAAGGGGGTAATCATTTCCAACCAGGCCCTCATCGCCCAATACATGGGATGTATCATTGACGGAGACTACAAGGCAACGGACATTAACATCAATGCCCTTCCCATCTACCACTGCGCCCAGCGGGACGTATTCATGAACCCCATCTTCTGGATCGGGGGTACCAACATCCTCATGGGACCGGACATCCCCAAAATCCTGGAAAATATCGCAATCCACAGGGCCACCACCTTTTTTGCACCGCCCACCGTGTGGATCGGTATGCTGCGCCACCCTGATTTTAGCCGGCATGACCTGTCAAGCCTTGTGAAATGCTACTATGGGGCATCCATCATGCCAAAAGAAATCCTGAGGGAGATGCTCGACTGCTTTCCCGGAGCCGGGATCTACAACTACTATGGCCAGACCGAACTTGCCCCCTACCACACCATCCTCAAGGCCAAGGACGCCCTGAGCAAAATCGGATCCGCCGGCATGGGAGGGCTCCACATGGAGACCCGCATCGAAGATATTGACGGCCGGGAAATTATCCGCAAAGACCTTGCCGGCGAAATCTGTGGCAGGGGCCCCCACGTCATGACCATGTACTTTAAAGAGCCGGACAAGACAGAAGCAGCCATGCAGGGCGGATGGTTTCACTCCGGGGACCTCGGGGTCCTGGACCAGGAACGCTACATCACCGTTGTGGACCGAAAAAAAGACATGATCAAGACCGGTGGCGAAAACGTTGCCTCCCGGGAAGTTGAAGAGGCCATCTATCTTCATCCAGATGTGGAAGAAGTGGCTGTTGTCGGTGTATATCACCCCAAATGGGTGGAAGCGGTCACGGCCGTTGTCAAACTCAAGGCCGGCAAAACCGTTTCAGAAGCGGCGCTCATGGCCCACTGCAAAGCCCATCTCTCAATGTTCAAGGCCCCCAAACGAGTACTTATCGTGGACGAACTGCCCAAGACGCCCACGGGCAAAATCCTGAAGCGTAATATGCGGGAAAGTTACAAAAAATTGTTTGAATAA
- a CDS encoding DUF503 domain-containing protein yields the protein MSEYLNRVKEIVMVVGTGKIKFKLYGVGSLKEKRKIIKAIIGRIKNVFNISIAETDHNDSLLWAEIGFSMTGNDSRLINSKVDKVLNLADEIGLARIVDTDIEILHI from the coding sequence TTGTCTGAATATTTAAACCGGGTCAAGGAAATAGTCATGGTTGTTGGAACGGGCAAAATTAAATTCAAGCTGTATGGTGTGGGTTCGTTAAAGGAAAAACGCAAAATCATCAAGGCGATTATTGGCCGGATAAAGAACGTGTTTAATATCTCCATTGCTGAAACCGACCATAACGACAGCCTGTTGTGGGCTGAAATTGGATTCTCAATGACGGGCAACGACTCAAGATTGATCAATTCAAAGGTGGACAAGGTGTTGAATCTGGCCGATGAAATCGGGCTTGCCCGGATTGTTGACACTGATATTGAAATTCTTCATATTTAG
- a CDS encoding DUF1638 domain-containing protein, whose translation MEEHSFKNTAIVACGTMSPEINHLVKEGFLDTDNIFYTTPGLHQDINELEAQLIKFVEKAKAVARGVIVVYGGKYCYVNPDNPTRLMKNIIEEQGINVTRIEASHCMGMLASDDEMKQITAELAGGEPVWFMTPGWVKFRKKVFKGWDKGLANENFPRHTGGAVVLDGIGYLDQYMGENPEEFLEYCDWMGIPMQAYPITLDRFKGLLTDQLKVLNQKLTS comes from the coding sequence ATGGAAGAACACTCTTTTAAGAATACAGCTATCGTGGCCTGTGGAACCATGAGTCCTGAAATAAACCATCTGGTTAAAGAAGGTTTTCTGGATACCGACAACATTTTTTACACCACCCCCGGGCTGCACCAGGATATCAATGAACTTGAAGCCCAGTTGATAAAGTTCGTCGAAAAAGCCAAGGCCGTTGCCCGGGGTGTAATTGTTGTTTACGGTGGCAAGTATTGTTATGTCAATCCAGACAACCCGACACGTTTAATGAAAAACATCATTGAAGAACAGGGCATTAACGTCACACGAATCGAGGCGTCACACTGTATGGGCATGCTTGCCTCCGACGATGAAATGAAACAGATAACAGCTGAACTTGCCGGTGGTGAACCAGTCTGGTTCATGACCCCGGGCTGGGTAAAATTTCGAAAAAAAGTCTTCAAGGGCTGGGACAAAGGCTTGGCCAATGAAAATTTTCCCAGGCATACAGGGGGAGCGGTTGTTCTTGACGGCATTGGCTATCTGGACCAGTACATGGGCGAAAATCCGGAAGAGTTTCTTGAATATTGCGACTGGATGGGCATTCCCATGCAGGCATACCCCATCACTTTGGACCGGTTTAAAGGGTTGCTTACGGATCAATTAAAGGTGTTGAACCAGAAACTGACAAGCTAG
- a CDS encoding helical backbone metal receptor has protein sequence MNKKASMTTLKAIIMVLIMVTTSTAGVDITDSRGRQVHFDTPPMRAISIVPSITEIICNLGAAESLAGVTYHSSLPCQKSHKPIVGGFSSPSVERIKALNPDVVFVSGFQEKTVEQLDALNIKTLCLDITSYDQGIQNIETLARIFNRGKNGKTLLAAMEEDMAVIAEKLAKLDGMERKRVFRLMGRDRVMTPTANAFLNQLVIRAGGVPMAPEGDGMVAEVSLEQWQKFNPQVIFGCGEDRKAAEKYFNRPGWKDVDAVKNNRILYFPCEMTCRVSTYTGYFVQWLAASIYNEAFFTPGNQVHPDELLTSEPIPIHQNLVKESRRVTSRIADFKQKTLVIDFTTPQEVLSTLEGFKTGITTVANHYLPPPAWNMPHGADLAPVISRILTTVKRDPASSALLMTGADMDHLTVTDKLYRDMTVTAVVTAGVCSNAQRASRSTGYCYEPGTINIILMTNMRLSHRAMTRAIISITEGKSAALADLDIRSTDDPLNLQATGTGTDNIIVVRGDGPPIDGAGGHTKMGELIAKAAYDGVKQAIFLQNGLLTRRNVFQRLKERNITLQTLAKDSDCQCCKTRPDSTMAGELETLLLMPEYAALVEQAFALSDAVERGQLNNLLAFSSTVKTMTEKIAGHPIEKITAFESTHFLPEPLEMIFNGLISGIAARHNMAM, from the coding sequence ATGAACAAAAAAGCATCAATGACGACATTGAAAGCCATTATCATGGTTCTGATAATGGTAACAACTTCAACTGCAGGTGTGGACATCACCGATAGCCGGGGAAGGCAAGTCCATTTTGACACTCCCCCCATGCGGGCAATCTCCATTGTTCCGTCGATTACCGAGATCATCTGCAACCTGGGGGCGGCAGAATCCCTTGCGGGAGTGACTTACCACAGTTCCCTGCCCTGCCAGAAAAGCCATAAACCCATCGTGGGCGGCTTCTCCTCCCCCAGTGTTGAAAGGATAAAAGCATTGAACCCCGATGTGGTGTTTGTCTCAGGTTTTCAAGAAAAAACCGTGGAACAGCTGGACGCCCTGAACATCAAAACCCTCTGCCTGGACATCACCTCCTATGACCAGGGCATTCAAAACATTGAAACCCTTGCCCGTATTTTTAACAGGGGAAAAAACGGCAAAACCCTGCTTGCGGCCATGGAAGAAGACATGGCCGTTATTGCTGAAAAACTTGCAAAACTGGACGGCATGGAGAGAAAACGGGTCTTCAGGCTCATGGGCCGGGACCGGGTGATGACCCCCACGGCCAACGCCTTTTTAAATCAGCTGGTAATCCGTGCCGGTGGTGTTCCCATGGCACCTGAAGGGGATGGCATGGTCGCTGAAGTCAGCCTGGAACAATGGCAAAAGTTCAATCCCCAGGTGATCTTTGGATGCGGGGAGGATAGAAAGGCGGCGGAAAAATATTTCAACCGACCAGGATGGAAGGATGTGGATGCCGTCAAAAACAACCGGATCCTCTACTTCCCCTGTGAGATGACCTGCCGTGTTTCCACCTATACCGGTTACTTTGTCCAGTGGCTGGCAGCGTCCATTTACAACGAAGCGTTCTTCACCCCGGGCAACCAGGTCCATCCGGATGAACTGCTTACGAGTGAACCCATCCCCATCCACCAGAACCTGGTCAAGGAAAGCCGCAGAGTAACCAGTCGCATTGCCGATTTCAAGCAAAAAACCCTGGTCATTGATTTTACCACCCCCCAGGAGGTGCTCTCCACCCTGGAGGGGTTTAAAACAGGAATAACCACGGTGGCCAACCACTATCTGCCACCGCCTGCCTGGAATATGCCCCATGGTGCAGATCTGGCCCCGGTGATATCCCGCATACTCACCACTGTCAAGAGGGACCCCGCCTCCTCTGCCCTTTTAATGACCGGGGCAGACATGGACCATCTCACGGTAACGGATAAACTTTACCGTGATATGACCGTCACGGCCGTTGTCACCGCCGGTGTCTGTTCCAATGCCCAGCGGGCCTCCCGTTCCACAGGCTATTGTTATGAGCCCGGAACCATCAACATCATCCTCATGACCAACATGCGGCTTTCCCATCGGGCAATGACCCGGGCCATCATCTCGATCACCGAAGGAAAAAGCGCTGCCCTGGCCGATCTTGACATCAGAAGCACAGATGATCCCCTTAATCTCCAGGCAACGGGCACTGGAACTGACAATATCATTGTGGTCCGGGGAGATGGCCCACCCATTGACGGTGCCGGCGGTCACACAAAAATGGGGGAACTCATTGCAAAAGCCGCTTATGACGGTGTTAAACAGGCCATATTTCTACAAAACGGTCTACTCACCAGGCGCAATGTGTTCCAGCGCCTGAAAGAACGTAACATCACCCTCCAGACCCTGGCCAAAGATTCGGACTGCCAGTGCTGTAAAACCCGCCCAGATTCCACCATGGCAGGCGAGCTTGAAACCCTGCTGTTAATGCCTGAATATGCAGCCCTCGTGGAACAGGCATTTGCACTTAGTGATGCCGTGGAACGGGGACAATTGAACAATCTCCTGGCCTTTTCCTCCACGGTAAAAACCATGACTGAAAAAATTGCAGGCCACCCCATTGAGAAGATCACGGCCTTTGAATCCACCCATTTTCTGCCTGAACCCCTGGAAATGATTTTTAACGGATTAATTAGCGGTATTGCCGCACGCCACAACATGGCCATGTAA
- a CDS encoding TonB-dependent receptor plug domain-containing protein has translation MKRNMVCLAGLLLCLSIAQTAMAEERSMDMDEMVVSATRTEISLDKVGGNSVTVITSDEIQAKHLNSVAELLKTVPGISLVSSGGPGTATSVFTRGADSKNTLILIDGIMINDVSGASRGADIGNINVDNIERIEVIRGAMSVMYGSNATAGVINIITQKGKKAPSASAKFEAGSYGTWKAGASAAGATDKVNFAISASKTRIDGYSVANDANNDIPQGTSTDEDDGYENMTLSANAGVSITDDFNISAVLRHIDSDVDTDAYNWGGYAEDGDANTDSRQTFGKVDINNRFFNNFLTSKLTWQMSQQDRDYFEDGDKTSTYDGDTQTVSWQGDLNFNSHVLSIGASYYEESMESESFGTWASKFDEKTVDTKSYWIQDQFLAVDNLVIIAGVRVDDHETFGNKATYRVAPAYTISATGTTLKASYGTGFRAPSLYELYDPNYGNADLDAEESDGWDIGLEQKLMNNTLTMGVTYFSMDYDNRIDFDTTTWTYTQADGETQTQGVEFFTGWDPMDTLGFMLSYTYTDTEDPDGEALVRRPENKVSLNTRYGFLDKGLLNLEVQWVDDRKASSSAYDKNGNAVGTLDAYTLVNLAASWTFNDHVELFGRVDNLFDEYYEEAFSYARAGVSAYAGIKLTY, from the coding sequence ATGAAAAGAAACATGGTGTGTCTGGCAGGTTTGTTACTGTGCCTGTCCATTGCCCAGACGGCAATGGCCGAAGAAAGAAGTATGGACATGGACGAGATGGTCGTCTCGGCCACCCGTACAGAAATATCCCTGGATAAAGTAGGCGGAAACAGCGTCACGGTCATCACATCCGACGAAATCCAGGCAAAGCACCTGAACAGTGTGGCAGAATTACTGAAAACAGTACCAGGTATCAGCCTGGTTTCCAGCGGTGGTCCCGGCACAGCGACCTCTGTGTTCACCCGGGGGGCTGACTCAAAGAACACATTGATACTCATTGACGGCATCATGATCAACGATGTTTCCGGGGCTAGCAGGGGGGCGGATATTGGCAATATCAATGTGGACAACATCGAACGGATCGAAGTTATTCGTGGGGCCATGAGCGTCATGTACGGCAGTAATGCCACCGCCGGTGTCATCAACATCATCACCCAGAAAGGAAAGAAAGCACCTTCTGCGTCGGCAAAATTTGAAGCAGGCTCCTATGGCACATGGAAGGCTGGAGCCAGCGCCGCGGGTGCAACAGACAAGGTCAACTTTGCCATTTCAGCATCAAAGACCCGGATCGACGGTTACTCCGTTGCCAACGATGCGAACAACGATATTCCCCAGGGGACAAGCACCGACGAAGATGACGGGTACGAGAACATGACCCTGTCCGCCAATGCAGGTGTTTCCATCACAGACGATTTTAACATCAGCGCAGTCCTGCGCCATATTGACTCGGACGTGGACACGGATGCATACAACTGGGGCGGCTATGCTGAAGATGGTGATGCCAATACCGACTCCAGGCAGACCTTCGGCAAGGTAGACATCAACAATAGATTTTTCAATAACTTTCTGACTTCAAAGCTCACCTGGCAGATGAGTCAGCAGGATAGAGATTATTTTGAAGACGGTGACAAAACATCCACCTACGATGGTGACACTCAAACCGTTTCATGGCAGGGGGACTTAAACTTTAATTCCCACGTACTCTCCATTGGTGCATCCTACTATGAAGAGAGCATGGAATCAGAGTCCTTTGGAACCTGGGCGTCAAAGTTTGATGAAAAAACAGTGGATACCAAAAGCTACTGGATCCAGGATCAATTCCTTGCCGTGGACAATCTGGTTATCATTGCTGGCGTGCGTGTGGATGACCATGAAACCTTTGGCAATAAGGCAACCTATAGAGTGGCACCCGCCTACACCATCTCCGCCACCGGCACCACCCTCAAGGCAAGCTATGGCACAGGTTTCCGTGCACCATCCCTTTACGAACTGTATGATCCCAACTATGGCAATGCCGATCTTGATGCCGAAGAGAGCGATGGATGGGATATCGGCCTTGAACAAAAGCTCATGAATAACACCCTTACCATGGGCGTCACCTACTTTTCCATGGATTATGACAACCGCATCGACTTTGACACAACCACCTGGACATACACCCAGGCCGATGGTGAGACCCAGACCCAGGGTGTTGAATTTTTTACCGGCTGGGATCCCATGGACACCCTGGGATTCATGCTCAGTTATACCTATACGGACACTGAAGATCCAGATGGTGAGGCGCTGGTTCGCCGTCCTGAAAACAAGGTATCTTTGAACACCCGGTATGGATTTCTGGACAAGGGCCTCTTGAACCTGGAGGTTCAGTGGGTGGATGACCGAAAGGCTTCCTCCTCTGCATACGACAAGAATGGCAATGCCGTTGGCACCCTGGATGCCTACACCCTGGTTAACCTGGCAGCCTCCTGGACATTCAACGACCATGTTGAGCTGTTTGGCCGGGTGGACAACCTCTTTGACGAATATTATGAAGAGGCTTTCAGCTACGCCAGGGCCGGTGTGTCCGCCTATGCCGGTATCAAGCTGACCTATTGA
- a CDS encoding sirohydrochlorin cobaltochelatase, protein MIKKIGCFIFSLVVLLALTSVASASESQKKAIVLASFGTSYPDALKSLINIGELVRNENPGVVVKHAFTSNIIRKIWQERQTDTAFQSENKGVPEEFLYIKNPLATIADLQNEGYRTIVVQPTHVYAGEEFADLKSYVAGFNSIKTLKAKFMPFDKLVLGRPALGEPGKSPDYHEDIEIAAKALAEDVAYAKSRGAALVYMGHGNEYFSTGVYAELQDQMRRMYPDVNIFIGTVEGFPSLDTVTQGLKHTNVKKIVLKPLMVVAGDHANNDMASDEEDSWKTIFTKMGITVECIVKGLGENDQWVKIYGQHIKDIINE, encoded by the coding sequence ATGATTAAGAAAATCGGTTGTTTTATTTTCTCATTGGTTGTTTTGCTCGCATTGACGTCTGTTGCTTCTGCCTCGGAATCCCAGAAAAAAGCCATTGTGCTTGCAAGTTTCGGTACCTCATATCCAGATGCGTTAAAATCACTTATCAACATTGGTGAATTGGTAAGAAACGAGAATCCAGGGGTTGTTGTAAAGCACGCATTTACTTCCAATATCATCAGAAAAATCTGGCAGGAACGTCAAACGGATACGGCCTTTCAATCGGAAAATAAGGGCGTCCCAGAAGAATTTCTGTATATAAAAAATCCCCTTGCAACCATTGCAGATCTTCAAAATGAGGGCTACAGAACCATTGTTGTTCAACCCACCCATGTTTATGCCGGTGAAGAATTTGCTGACCTTAAATCCTATGTTGCAGGCTTTAACAGCATAAAGACCCTGAAAGCTAAATTCATGCCCTTTGATAAACTTGTCCTTGGAAGGCCTGCCCTTGGTGAGCCTGGAAAGAGCCCTGATTACCATGAAGACATTGAAATCGCTGCAAAGGCCCTTGCCGAAGATGTTGCATATGCTAAATCCCGTGGTGCCGCTCTTGTTTATATGGGGCATGGAAATGAATATTTTTCCACTGGGGTCTATGCAGAACTGCAGGACCAGATGCGCAGGATGTATCCAGATGTAAATATTTTTATCGGAACCGTTGAAGGTTTCCCCTCCCTGGATACGGTTACCCAGGGGCTCAAGCACACCAATGTTAAAAAAATTGTTTTAAAACCGTTGATGGTTGTTGCCGGTGACCATGCCAATAATGATATGGCAAGTGACGAAGAGGATTCATGGAAAACGATTTTTACGAAAATGGGTATAACTGTTGAGTGCATTGTCAAAGGTCTGGGCGAAAATGATCAATGGGTCAAGATCTATGGCCAGCATATCAAGGACATAATCAACGAGTAA
- a CDS encoding sirohydrochlorin cobaltochelatase has translation MMKTPIVLSAFGTTSRALDTYAFMDGIVREKFPDHDIRWAYTSRIVRHRLKGDSAAKVKHPSTVLDELFEQGYPWAVVQSMHLTWGHEFYRLVGDADQSDIRTSMGLPLLTAYDDYLKVSRALSLEISSDPQQATVLVGHGTDHPAWTSYLALDTILKNEYGPGIHVGVVDKEPSKDLLIEKLARSGVRQVSLIPLMLVAGVHVAEDLNGDEDSWKNAFNERDIAVTVTEKGVGYNPKIVDIFVDHIQQALDLIPGSDQ, from the coding sequence ATGATGAAAACACCTATTGTTTTATCTGCATTTGGAACCACCTCCAGGGCCCTGGATACCTATGCCTTTATGGACGGGATTGTCCGGGAAAAATTTCCAGACCATGACATCAGATGGGCCTATACCTCCCGAATTGTCCGCCACAGGCTCAAGGGTGATTCTGCAGCTAAGGTCAAGCATCCTTCAACCGTTTTAGACGAACTTTTTGAGCAGGGATATCCCTGGGCCGTTGTCCAGTCCATGCACCTGACCTGGGGCCATGAATTTTATCGCCTGGTGGGAGATGCTGACCAGAGCGACATTCGAACCAGCATGGGGCTGCCCCTTTTAACCGCCTATGATGATTATCTAAAGGTCAGCAGGGCCCTTTCGCTGGAGATATCCTCTGACCCCCAACAGGCAACTGTCCTGGTCGGCCATGGAACCGATCATCCGGCCTGGACCTCATATCTTGCCCTGGATACCATTTTGAAAAATGAATATGGCCCTGGCATCCATGTGGGGGTTGTGGACAAGGAGCCTTCCAAGGACCTGCTCATTGAAAAACTTGCCAGATCCGGTGTCCGCCAGGTCTCGTTGATCCCTTTGATGCTCGTGGCAGGTGTCCATGTGGCAGAGGATTTAAACGGTGATGAAGATTCCTGGAAGAATGCGTTTAATGAACGCGATATTGCCGTTACAGTCACAGAAAAGGGTGTGGGCTATAATCCAAAAATTGTTGATATCTTTGTCGACCATATCCAGCAGGCCCTGGATTTGATACCCGGCTCAGATCAATAG
- a CDS encoding aspartate/glutamate racemase family protein encodes MKTIGLIGGMSWESTLNYYRAINEGVKNALGGLHSAKIVLYSVDFEPIEKLQQAGDWDGTARILSEAAKNVESAGADFLLICTNTMHKVAPEIQGAIQIPLLHIADATAETLAGEQIKTVGLLGTSFTMEQDFYRGRLRDTHGLNVLVPNDNDRKIVHDTIYQELCLGKIRSDSKAAFLRIIGSLADQGAEAVILGCTEIGMLVNQSDTRVRLFDTTTVHAEKAVEYATGKPMP; translated from the coding sequence ATGAAAACAATCGGTCTGATAGGTGGTATGAGTTGGGAGAGTACGCTTAATTACTATCGTGCCATTAATGAGGGGGTTAAAAACGCCCTTGGCGGTCTGCATTCAGCAAAAATTGTTCTGTACAGTGTTGATTTTGAACCCATAGAAAAACTGCAACAGGCTGGAGACTGGGACGGCACAGCCAGAATTCTTTCAGAAGCTGCAAAAAATGTGGAGTCAGCAGGTGCGGATTTTCTCCTCATCTGCACAAATACCATGCACAAAGTTGCCCCTGAAATTCAAGGAGCCATTCAAATCCCCCTTCTCCATATTGCTGATGCAACGGCAGAAACCCTTGCTGGTGAACAGATAAAAACCGTTGGCCTGCTGGGAACTTCTTTTACAATGGAGCAGGATTTTTACAGGGGAAGATTAAGGGATACCCATGGCCTGAATGTCCTGGTGCCCAATGATAATGACAGAAAAATTGTTCATGACACAATATATCAGGAGCTTTGCCTGGGAAAAATCAGATCGGATTCAAAGGCTGCGTTTTTGCGCATCATCGGTTCCCTGGCAGATCAAGGTGCTGAGGCGGTTATACTGGGGTGCACAGAAATTGGAATGTTGGTCAATCAGTCAGATACCCGGGTAAGACTTTTTGATACCACCACTGTACATGCTGAGAAGGCTGTTGAATATGCAACGGGAAAGCCTATGCCATAA